A portion of the Chelonia mydas isolate rCheMyd1 chromosome 23, rCheMyd1.pri.v2, whole genome shotgun sequence genome contains these proteins:
- the FBXO46 gene encoding F-box only protein 46: MDQNTFSHIQLWCPRPFGTYSQNKPCGGSLVKKPFGDFACKAKEGEESGEACSENTPPAPAPPPPLVSPSPSQGEEGRVLLDTWYVIKPGNTKEKIAFFVAHQCSSGSRASTMKVKGKWGSDSSKAKRRRRSHDPSKGKPCPGKDKEGSKEAEDVYLCPEAHAEPGGDTDLLSVAEMVALVEQRTALALQSYSRPCPGGAPAAPPSPVVFLSADQEPADGEKTVVGGGGGQDCSRVAEAVAHFESQQEERSVLRQNGLCSETAECVANSQHSPGEVRIAFRISSSRDPRSPPEVGSGTRPNCMFMSCGTGGPATGSGAHAKDKITCDLYQLISPSRDSLPNNVDFLLSSAAPKGDGASEPPDLEMSCGESQALPGKLDAGPEGRAGEKLGGPAATPRDCVAGFHVDVVVTGVVDQCVFFGKDSTKNMKEETVCLTVGTPTPDGLCSACEDPPPGQLFFLHAQAPRPEDTREAAGSLLDSKKNNGEGGVEWPDGPGLEPAASDTSLCRLYRHVSHDFLEIRFKIQRLLEPRQYMLLLPEHIMVKIFSYLPTQSLAALKCTCHYFKSIIETFGVQATDSRWNRDPLYRDDPCKQCKKHYEKGDVSLCRWHPKPYHHDLPYGRSYWMCCRRTDKDTPGCRVGLHDNNWVLPCDMLRDRAARREDGR, translated from the coding sequence ATGGATCAGAACACCTTCTCGCACATCCAGCTGTGGTGCCCACGGCCCTTCGGCACCTACTCCCAGAACAAGCCGTGCGGCGGCAGCCTGGTGAAGAAGCCCTTTGGGGACTTCGCCTGCAAAGccaaggagggggaggagagcggGGAGGCCTGCTCCGAGAACACCccgcccgccccggccccgccgcctcccctggtctcccccagccccagccagggggagGAGGGCCGGGTGCTGCTGGACACCTGGTACGTCATCAAGCCAGGCAACACCAAGGAGAAGATCGCCTTCTTCGTGGCCCACCAGTGCAGCAGCGGCAGCCGCGCCAGCACCATGAAGGTCAAGGGCAAATGGGGGAGCGACAGCTCCAAGGCCAAGCGCCGGCGGCGCTCGCACGACCCCAGCAAGGGCAAGCCATGCCCGGGGAAGGATAAGGAGGGCAGCAAGGAGGCGGAGGACGTGTACCTGTGCCCGGAGGCCCACGCTGAGCCGGGCGGCGACACGGACCTGCTCTCCGTGGCCGAGATGGTGGCCCTGGTGGAGCAGCGCACGgcgctggctctgcagagctacTCGCGGCCTTGCCCCGGGGGGGCGCCGGCAGCCCCGCCCTCCCCCGTGGTGTTCCTCTCGGCGGatcaggagccggcggacggggAGAAGACCGTGGTGGGCGGAGGGGGGGGCCAGGACTGCAGCCGGGTGGCCGAGGCGGTGGCCCATTTCGAGTCGCAGCAGGAGGAGCGGAGCGTCCTGCGGCAGAACGGACTGTGCTCCGAGACGGCCGAGTGCGTGGCCAACTCCCAGCATAGCCCCGGCGAGGTGCGCATCGCCTTCCGCATctccagcagccgggacccccgcTCGCCCCCCGAGGTGGGCTCCGGCACCCGCCCCAACTGCATGTTTATGAGCTGCGGCACCGGGGGCCCCGCCACCGGCTCCGGCGCCCATGCCAAGGACAAGATCACCTGCGACCTCTACCAGCTGATCAGCCCCTCTCGCGACTCCCTGCCCAACAACGTGGACTTCCTGCTGTCCAGTGCCGCGCCCAAGGGCGATGGGGCCAGCGAGCCGCCCGACTTGGAGATGAGCTGCGGTGAGAGCCAGGCCTTGCCGGGCAAGCTGGACGCCGGCCCCGAAGGCAGGGccggggagaagctgggggggcCAGCGGCAACGCCCCGGGACTGCGTGGCCGGCTTCCATGTGGACGTGGTGGTGACGGGCGTGGTGGATCAGTGCGTCTTCTTCGGCAAGGACAGCACCAAGAACATGAAGGAGGAGACGGTGTGTCTGACGGTGGGGACCCCCACCCCGGATGGGCTGTGCTCCGCCTGCGAGGATCCGCCTCCCGGCCAGCTCTTCTTCCTTCACGCCCAGGCCCCCCGGCCCGAGGACACCCGGGAGGCTGCCGGCTCCCTCCTGGACAGCAAGAAGAACAACGGCGAGGGGGGCGTGGAGTGGCCGGATGGGCCCGGGCTGGAGCCGGCGGCCTCGGACACCTCGCTGTGCCGTCTCTACCGGCACGTCTCCCACGACTTCCTGGAGATCCGCTTCAAGATCCAGCGCTTGCTGGAGCCCCGCCAGTACATGCTCCTGCTCCCCGAGCACATCATGGTGAAGATCTTCAGTTACCTCCCCACCCAGTCGCTGGCCGCCTTGAAATGCACCTGCCACTACTTCAAATCCATCATCGAGACGTTCGGCGTGCAGGCCACAGACTCCCGCTGGAACAGGGACCCGCTGTACCGGGACGACCCCTGCAAGCAGTGCAAGAAGCACTACGAGAAGGGGGACGTGTCTCTGTGCCGCTGGCACCCCAAGCCCTACCACCACGACTTGCCTTACGGACGCTCCTACTGGATGTGCTGTCGGCGCACGGACAAGGACACGCCGGGCTGCCGGGTGGGGCTACACGATAACAACTGGGTGCTGCCCTGCGACATGCTGAGGGACCGAGCGGCCAGGCGGGAGGacgggaggtga
- the GIPR gene encoding gastric inhibitory polypeptide receptor produces MWKSLTLFLLLATLQGTVEASSSEKSAKDTFAAWRQYQQDCERSMAEEPYPAGLVCNRTFDMYACWRDTLPNTTAMVPCPWYLPWHHHVRGGFVMRLCGPAGQWVTDESGLPWRDHSQCEDLSTEHPFQKQVRLLEQFRLMYTVGYSLSLVSLLLALVLLLAFRKLRCTRNYIHVNLFLSFMLRAVSILTRDALLRVRFSKDLQHEGELFHLLGDQAAAGCRLAQVLTQYCVGANYYWLLVEGLYLHNLLVLMAISEESCFVGYLLVGWGAPILFVIPWVIIRYLYENNQCWERNDNMAYWWIIRCPILLAILVNFVIFVRIIKILVSKLRAHQMRYTDYKFRLAKSTLTLIPLLGIHEVVFALVTEEQAQGTLRYVKLFFELFLSSFQGLLVSILYCFVNREVQSEIRRKWQRCQLSADLLEKHGHSCSHGPSCRCQHGKASEVGCPRRPSHPGKRGAEADSNCSSENSPGGSQQQRLPYAGTMASKSYCYIPVQTQPAGRLGGKELLPGAREPGDNKISESCC; encoded by the exons ATGTGGAAGTCTCTTACTCTCTTCCTGCTGCTTGCGACGCTCCAGGGAACAGTGGAG GCGAGCTCCTCAGAGAAGTCAGCCAAGGATACGTTTGCGGCCTGGAGGCAGTACCAGCAGGACTGTGAGCGCAGCATGGCCGAGGAGCCGTATCCCGCAG GCCTGGTGTGTAACCGGACCTTCGACATGTACGCCTGCTGGAGGGACACGCTGCCCAACACCACCGCCATGGTGCCCTGCCCGTGGTACCTGCCCTGGCATCACCACG TTCGTGGCGGGTTCGTAATGCGGCTCTGCGGCCCGGCTGGCCAGTGGGTGACGGATGAGTCGGGGCTGCCCTGGAGGGACCACTCGCAGTGCGAGGATCTCAGCACAGAACACCCCTTCCAG AAGCAGGTGCGGCTCCTGGAGCAGTTCCGGCTGATGTACACCGTGGGCTACTCCCTCTCGCTGGTCTCTCTGCTGCTCGCCCTGGTGCTGCTCCTGGCTTTCAG gAAGCTGAGGTGCACCCGCAACTACATCCACGTGAACCTCTTCCTCTCGTTCATGCTGCGGGCCGTCTCCATCCTCACCCGGGACGCCCTGCTCCGCGTCCGCTTCTCCAAGGACCTGCAGCACGAGGGGGAGCTCTTCCATCTCCTCGGAGACCAG GCTGCCGCCGGCTGCCGCCTGGCTCAGGTCCTGACCCAGTACTGCGTGGGGGCCAACTACTACTGGCTGCTGGTGGAAGGTCTCTACCTCCATAACCTGCTTGTGCTGATGGCCATCTCGGAGGAGAGCTGCTTTGTGGGCTACCTGCTTGTCGGATGGG GAGCCCCCATCCTGTTTGTCATTCCCTGGGTGATCATCAGATACCTCTATGAAAACAACCA GTGCTGGGAGAGAAATGATAACATGGCCTATTGGTGGATTATCCGCTGCCccatcctgctggccatcctg gttAACTTTGTCATATTTGTCCGCATCATTAAGATCCTGGTCTCCAAACTCCGGGCTCACCAGATGCGCTACACGGACTACAAGTTCAG GTTGGCCAAGTCGACGCTGACCCTGATTCCACTGCTGGGCATCCATGAGGTGGTGTTTGCCCTGGTGACGGAGGAGCAGGCCCAGGGCACACTGCGCTACGTCAAGCTCTTCTTTgagctcttcctcagctccttccAG GGTCTTCTGGTGAGCATCCTCTACTGCTTTGTCAACAGGGAG GTCCAGTCTGAGATCAGGAGGAAGTGGCAGAGGTGCCAGCTGAGTGCGGACCTGCTGGAGAAgcatggccacagctgcagccacgGGCCGTCCTGCCGCTGCCAGCACGGCAAGGCCTCTGAGGTGGGCTGCCCCCGGCGCCCCAGCCACCCGGGGAAGAGGGGGGCCGAGGCGGACTCCAACTGCAGCTCAGAGAACTCCCCGggtggctcccagcagcagcgcCTCCCCTACGCCGGTACCATGGCCAGCAAATCCTACTGCTACATCCCGGTCCAGACGCAGCCAGCGGGCAGGCTGGGGGGCAAGGAGCTGCTCCCCGGTGCCAGGGAGCCTGGGGACAACAAGATCTCGGAGAGCTGTTGCTAA